The following is a genomic window from Phycisphaeraceae bacterium.
AGCCAACGAAATAGGGGCAGAGGAAGCGTTTGTTGCGAGCATGGAGAATCCGATTTGGCGTGGGCTGATTAGTACGCTTGCGGCTTCACCCAAGGTTCTGGAGGTCCTGGCGGCCGTGGCGGGAGAGCAGATACCAGAGGAGGAGTTGCGACAGATTCGGGAGAACGTGCCAGAGTTGGCAAAGCTGGGGCGTGAGCGTCAGCAGGCGAAGCGTGAAAAGAAAGTGCCTCGAACATTAGGAGGTTGAGCTGTGGTTCTTGGCGGATTTTTGGGATACACAAAAAAAGAGGTGGCGTCGTGGTTGCGCATCTGCATACGCTCGGTAGAGCGGTTGATAGCGGCTGGTGAGTTGGTGCCGGTGCGGGTTCGTGGCAAAGTTTTTATCACGGTCGAGTCCTTTGAAGCGTACCGCGATCGCCTCTACCGGGGGAGTCGGTAATGATCCAGTACGTCTATCAGCCGTGCCGTGGTAAGTCGTCATTCCGACGATCCGTAGAGAACTATCGCGGGCGGTTCAAGCTGCCCGGTGGAAGGTTGGAGGATGTCACGCTTGGGACTCCCGATAAGCGCATTGCTGAGCAACGCCTTGCTGGACTCGTGCGTGAGCGGATGGATGAAGCAGCGGGCATCCTCGCACCAAAGACAATGCGGGATGCTGCGGTAAAACCGCTGACGGCTCACCTCGATGATTACATTGCCGATCTACGGGCCAAGAATCGGGCGAAGCGGTATTACGAACTGGTCGAAGTGCGGGTCAAGACGCTCATCGCTGAGTGTCGTTGGGAGTTGCCTAAGGACGTTACGCCTGATTCCTTCGTCTCCTGGCGGGCGATCCAGACGAAGGCGGCCAAGACGCTAAACGACTACCTCGACGCTGCTATGGTGCTGCTGAACTGGATGCGGCGGCAAGGGCGGATCGCGGCGAATCCCCTTTCATGCGTCGGTAAGGTGCAGACGGTTGGCCGGGAAGTCGTCAAGCGGCGGGCGTTGACTGATGCGGAGTTCGAGCGGTTGTTGTCGGTATCGGGCGGTCGGAGTGTGGTCTATCTGACAGCCGTGTTAACGGGCTTGCGTCGTGGTGAGCTCCGGGCGTTGCAGTGGGGTGACGTGCATCTCGATGCCCCTAAGCCCTTCATGAGCGTCAGGGCAGCGACAACGAAGAATCGCAAGGGTGCCGTAATCCTTCTCCGCGACGATCTCGTGACAGAACTCCGTGGCCTCTTGGATCGCGGCTATCCGTCACTTCCAGGAGGCCGCGTGTTTCGTGTGCCCAAGCCCGAGACCTTTCGCCGGGACCTGCAGGAGGCTGGTATTCCGATCTATGACGAGCAAGGCCGCAAGGTCGATATGCACGCTCTGCGTCACACGCTGGCCACGAACCTGGCTCGAGGTGGGGTTGCTCCTCGCGTGGCGATGGAGATTATGCGGCATAGCGATATTAAGCTCACCGCCAAGACGTACACCGATGCGGGGCTCCTGCCGATGGCTGATGCGATGGACAAATTGCCTAGGTATGAGGTGTCAAAAAAGCGCTCACAAAAGCGCTCACAATCTGGGGTCGTAGGTGGTCGTGATCTGTCGCAGCTAGTCGCGGTTGGTGGTGGGGCTGAAAGTGAAAAAGCCCTGTATTTACAGGGAAAAAGTCGTGATTTGTCGCAGGCTGTCGCTACCTGTCGAGAGGGTCAGGCAAGCGAGGGCGACGGGGCTCGAACCCGCAACCTCCGGATCGACAGTCCGGTGCTCTAACCAATTGAGCTACGCCCCCAGCCTCGTACAACCCCTTGCGAGGCTGCACGATTCCGAGTCACTAAGTCTAATAGCGCACTGGGCTATGTCAAACCCCCGGAACGTGAGCCGCAGCCACGGATTTAACCGCGGAAGGAGTGTCGAACCGTCTCCCTCAGTGCGATCCAAGGCGCCCTCTCGCTGAAAGCTGAGGCGTCCCCATCCTTGACACAAAGTAATGCCATGACCGGCACAGCGCGATAAACCACTCGCTGCAAGCAGCATCGCAACTTCAGAGCGATAACATCGCCAGCGGTGGGTTTCGGATCTCGGAATTTCAGGATGAAAAGTCGAGAGGCTGCACTTTGCAGAATCACATCGGCTGGTGACACTTATCATCATTGATGCGTATCGACTGCCACGTTCACATTTCCGCCAACACTCCCGGCCGGGGAAAAATGTCCAGTCGGCTGCAGCGCAGTCTCCCCTTTCGCTACATGCGATGGCATTTTGGTTTACGTGGTGATGATCGGGAAACCGAGCAGGCTATCGAACGAATCCTGATCCGAACCGTTGAGGAAACCACGGAACTCGATGGCGTGGTGCTGCTTGCGTTCGATGCGGTTCACACGGATACGGGCAAGATCGATGATGCGAACACTCATTTTTACGTCACCAACGATTACGTCGCAGAACTGGCGACGAGCCATCCCAAGCTCCTGTTTGGAGCGTCGATACACCCCTATCGCAAGGACGCGCCCGCGGAGGTTGAGCGATGCGTCAAGACTGGTGCGGTACTGTGTAAGTGGCTGCCGATCGTCCAGGGTTTCAATCCGGCCGATGCACGATGCCTGCCGCTGTATGAGGCGTTGGCACATTTCGGCCTGCCGCTGCTTTCGCACACCGGCGGCGAGCAATGCCTGCCAAACATCGACAAGACGGTCGCCAGCCCGGTTCTTCTGGAACCCGCGCTGAAGCGCGGCGTGAAAGTCATTGCGGCGCATTGCGGGACGCGCGCCAAGCCGTTCGAGCCTACGTACATCGCCGACTTTGTCCGCATGACCAGGGAATACGAGCATTTTTATGGTGATACCAGTGCCCTGAACCTGCCGATGCGCTGGCACGCATTCGATTATGTCCTGTCCGATCCGGAAATCCGTGCGAAACTCGTCCATGGCAGCGATTGGCCGGTCATCGTGCTGCCATCCCCCACGCGAATCGGCTGGCGGAAGGCGTACGGATTTCTGCGTGACCGCAACTGGCTCCGCCGTGACGTGGCGATTAAACGAAGCATGGGATTTGATGACGACTACTTCCGGCGCGCAGCAAAGGTGCTGCTGCTGCCGAGTGGTAAGGCTGGCAGCGGCACCCGTGATAGTCGCGGAGACACGCCACGTTGAGGCGGGCCGCTCCGGGGAAATCACTTGATCTGGCTCAGTTTGACCGGCGTGCGTTCGCGTGCGGAGACGATCGCGGCGTGCAGGACTTTCTGGGTTTCGTAGGCGTCGGCGAAATCGGGCAGCGGCACGACCGGCTTTTTCCCGGCGATGACATTGAACATGTCGGCGGCCTGGTTAATGAACCCGTGCTCGTAACCGATGATGTGCGCGTCCGGCCACCACGCAGAGGCATAGGGATGTCCGCTCCCGCCGCTGGTCACGTTGATCGAGGTCCAGCCTTGAAGTTTGGGTTCGGCGGTGGCGTCGTAGAATTCCAGCTCATTCATGCGGGGGAAGTGGAATTTAATCGCGCCTTTCTCGCCGTGGATTTCAATGCGGTTGCCGTTCTTGTCGCCGGTGGAAAGTCGAGTCGCCTCAAAGCTGGCGACGGCACCACCCTTGAAGCGAGCAAGGAAAAGCACAGCGTCATCCACGGTGGATTTGCCCTTTTTGCCGCCCTTGCGTGCGCCTTTGCCGGAGATTTCACCGCCCGCTGAGGGGTTTTCGATGATGTCGCGTTCCTTGATGAATGTCTCTTCAATCGCACCGACGACTTCACTGATCTCATCGCCGGTGATGAATCGAGCCATGTCGATGATGTGGGCGTTGAGGTCGCCGTGCGCACCGGAGCCGGCCAGATTTCCCTGGAAACGCCAGAGCAGAGGCGTGCCGGGACCACCCCAGTCCTGGAGATACGCGGCGCGGACGTGATAGATTTTTCCGAGACGCCCTTCCTTGACGAGTTGATGCGCCAGCGCGACGGCAGGCACACGCCGGTAGTTGTACCAGACGAAGGTGAGTGACTTTTTAGCGCGTTTGGCGGCATTCACCATCTCACGGGCGTCGTCGAGCGTGCCCGCCAGCGGCTTTTCGCAGGCAACATGTTTGCCAGCTTCAAGTGCCGCAATCGCCTGATCGCGGTGGACATAGTTAGGCGTGCTGACATCCACGAGCGTGATATCCGGATTGGTCACTACCTCGCGCCAGTCCGTCGTGTAATGCTTCCAACCCCAGCGCGGCGCAAATTTCGCCAAGTCCGCTGCATCTCGCGCCGCGATCGTGTGCATCACCGGCTCCACTGGCAGGTCGAAGAACTTCGCCACCTTCAAATATGCGTTGGAGTGTGTCCGACCCATGAACTTCGAGCCGATGAGTGCGACATTGATCTGTTGACCCGCCATGTGTGTCTCCTGAGTGTGGTGGTATGGACAAGATATCACGGGTGACTCGGAGTGACGAACCAGCCGCGATATTTGGAATTTTCCGTATAAAAAACCGCCGGCGTGGAAGCCGGCGGCTGTTGATCATTTCGCTTGTGGAACGCTGCCTCAATCAGGCAATCGAGTAGCGGCTGCCGCGTTCATCGGCAACTTCGATTCGCTTAAGCTTCTTTTGTTTCACCAGTTTGGTCAGCGCATTGTCAGCGCGACCGCCGCGCCCCTCGTCGGCCCAGTGCTTGTTAACTTCTGCAGCATTCGGCCTGCCGTGCTTGGCTATGAAAGCCAGCACCGACGCCTCGCCGCTCATGCTGAACGAGCCACGTGTACGCCGACCTCGCAGACCGCCTGCCGCGCCGCCAGCTGCCAAATTCAGCGAAGAAAATACCTGATCAATGGCTGCGAGTCGCGCTTCCAATCGCCTCCGCTCGCTGCGCAAGTCGTTGATCATTTTTGACAGTGTTTTAGGATTAACCGTTCGCGCCATAGCCGGATTCCTTATATGTGATTGACAACCCTATCCGTCGCAGGATGTTTTTACCACAATAAAAGTATTGCTCAAACTCCTCCGTTGAGTTATTCAACTATAGTAACACGCCAGCTTGATATCAAGGTAATTACTGTAGTTGTACTCTCATCATACGAAAGAAGGTAGTAACTTTTACGAGTTAGGAACTTTGGCGATGGCGTCGATTTCTATCTTCATATTGGGCGGGAGGACAGATTGCACAGTCGTGCGCGCGGGGCGTACTCCCGTGAAGAATTCGCCATAAACCTGATTGAACCGCTGAAAATCGTTGATATCCGCGAGGTGAACGGTGCATTTAATCACGTCCTCGCGTGTGCAGCCGCCAGCTTTGAGGACTGTCTCAATATGAGAGAGTGTCATTCTGGTTTGCTCTTCGATCGTGCCCGGAATGATCTTTCCTGTTACCAAGTCAATGCCTGCCTGGCCGCTGACATAAAGGAACCCGCCCGCGATAATTCCATCTGAATATGCGCCGGTTGCGGTTTTACGATTCGGATTCACGACCTGTTGCTTGGACATGGCAATCCTTCACTTTCCTAAATTACTATCAGTCCGAGTATCAATCTTTCAATACTATTCCGTATCTCTCATCAGATACGTTGTTATTGTGCATACCTCTGCCGGTAGGTTCTACTTCATCGCTTCAATCTTTTTCATGGCTTGCAGTGTCTTTTCATATGTTGCGAGGTCAACCTCCACCTCGCTGGTTAATGGACCCTGATAGTCGATCGCGTTCAATTCCCGCATGACCGCGGGGAAATCGACCTCCCCTTCGAGCAGCGCGGTCCACTTGCCATTGAGCGGCCCGCCCTTCCAGTCCTTGAGATGGACGAGCTTGGTATGCCGACCGAGTATCCGTACCCAGTGCTGGGGGAACTGGAACACCGCCATATTGCCGGGGTCGAAGTAGAAGCCCACGCGCGAATGGCCGACATCATCCAGAAATCGCTTCATCTCCATCGGGCTAAACAGAAAACCGTTCCACACAAACTCCACTGCGATATCGATACCAAGCTCGTGGGCGGTTTGGGCAGCCTCGCGCAGCGAGGCGACGCCGTTGGCGTAAGCCTCATCGTAATAGAGGTCGGGGCGCAGCCTGCCGAGGGTCAGCAACACGGAGCCGGCGCCAAGTTTCCCGGCCACCCGCAGCCCGCTGCGGATTTCCTTGACTGCCTCCAGCCGTGCCGCGCCGCGGTCCAACGGAGTATTTCCCAGGTGCAGCAGAGCCGCGCTGAAAATATGTACGTTGAGACTGTCGGCACGACGACGAATCGAGTCGAGATCCGCATCGGATGTCGCCGACGAAAGTTCTCCCTCTTTGCGCAACATCACCTCGACGACTTCGTAACCCGCGCGACTTGCTGCGGGAAGAAACTCCTCGAGTCTGGAGTTCCACATGCTGCACTGAGTGACGCCGAGTTTTCGCATGATTGAGCTACTTTGTGGACCTGTGCTTTGCGGCTGCCTGCCCGACGATTTACCACTTCACCTTGGCGATGCCGTTACCCCTGGCCGCCTTGAGGATCGCCTCAGCAACGGCGATGCCTTTAATCGCCTCCGTCGCGGGTGTAATGCACTTGGCCTTGCCTTTGAGGCAATCCAGAAAATGTCTGGCCTGCGTCACGTACATATCGGTGCGTTTGAACTTCCAGAGTTTTTTCTTCGCCCGGCTCGGATCAGCGGTGACGTAGTAGCCAAAGTCGCTGGTGTTGAGCTTGTCATTGGCGAATTCGCCGGGGCCAAAGTTGATGGAACCTTTGGGGCCGAGCAGGTCATGGCAACCGATACTTGCGATGCCCCAGGTCCAGCAGACCATGATCTGATCGCCTGACTTGTATTGGACGACAGCCGTCGCGGTGTCCATCGCTGTATTCGTTGTCAGCTTGATGGATCGGGCGACCACGCTTTCGGGATCGCCGAACATCATGTTTCCAAAGTCGTAGTTATGAACCGCCCCGTCAAAGAGAGGCCCGCCGCTGAGCTTGTCATCGAGAAACCAGGGACCGCCGAACCGGAAGAGTGACGCGATCGCATGACGCCAGAGGATCGGTCGGCCGATCGTCCCGGCCTGCACGATCCTGGCAAGCGTACCCCAGTCGGTATCGAACCGGCGACAGTGCGCGACCATGAGCAGCTTGCGCGTCTTGTGCGCTGCTTCGATCATCTGTCGGCCGTGCGCTACTGAGCGGGCGAGCGGCTTTTCCGTCAGTACATCCCGACCGGACTTCATCGCATCAATCACGACATCGCGGTGGTAGAGCGTCGGCGTGACGCAGACAAGGGCGTCCACCTTCTTGTTTCGCAAGAGCTGTTTGTAATTGCTGTAAACCTCTGCGTCGGGAAACTTTTTCTTGAACCCCTCCTGAGCGCCGGGAGAGGGATCGGCACCGGCGACCACACGACAGGCTCCGGTAGCTGCGAAGGCGTTGACTTGCC
Proteins encoded in this region:
- a CDS encoding sugar phosphate isomerase/epimerase gives rise to the protein MRKLGVTQCSMWNSRLEEFLPAASRAGYEVVEVMLRKEGELSSATSDADLDSIRRRADSLNVHIFSAALLHLGNTPLDRGAARLEAVKEIRSGLRVAGKLGAGSVLLTLGRLRPDLYYDEAYANGVASLREAAQTAHELGIDIAVEFVWNGFLFSPMEMKRFLDDVGHSRVGFYFDPGNMAVFQFPQHWVRILGRHTKLVHLKDWKGGPLNGKWTALLEGEVDFPAVMRELNAIDYQGPLTSEVEVDLATYEKTLQAMKKIEAMK
- a CDS encoding Gfo/Idh/MocA family oxidoreductase; its protein translation is MAGQQINVALIGSKFMGRTHSNAYLKVAKFFDLPVEPVMHTIAARDAADLAKFAPRWGWKHYTTDWREVVTNPDITLVDVSTPNYVHRDQAIAALEAGKHVACEKPLAGTLDDAREMVNAAKRAKKSLTFVWYNYRRVPAVALAHQLVKEGRLGKIYHVRAAYLQDWGGPGTPLLWRFQGNLAGSGAHGDLNAHIIDMARFITGDEISEVVGAIEETFIKERDIIENPSAGGEISGKGARKGGKKGKSTVDDAVLFLARFKGGAVASFEATRLSTGDKNGNRIEIHGEKGAIKFHFPRMNELEFYDATAEPKLQGWTSINVTSGGSGHPYASAWWPDAHIIGYEHGFINQAADMFNVIAGKKPVVPLPDFADAYETQKVLHAAIVSARERTPVKLSQIK
- a CDS encoding Gfo/Idh/MocA family oxidoreductase, which encodes MINIGFVGLGGMGMGQVNAFAATGACRVVAGADPSPGAQEGFKKKFPDAEVYSNYKQLLRNKKVDALVCVTPTLYHRDVVIDAMKSGRDVLTEKPLARSVAHGRQMIEAAHKTRKLLMVAHCRRFDTDWGTLARIVQAGTIGRPILWRHAIASLFRFGGPWFLDDKLSGGPLFDGAVHNYDFGNMMFGDPESVVARSIKLTTNTAMDTATAVVQYKSGDQIMVCWTWGIASIGCHDLLGPKGSINFGPGEFANDKLNTSDFGYYVTADPSRAKKKLWKFKRTDMYVTQARHFLDCLKGKAKCITPATEAIKGIAVAEAILKAARGNGIAKVKW
- a CDS encoding amidohydrolase family protein; translated protein: MRIDCHVHISANTPGRGKMSSRLQRSLPFRYMRWHFGLRGDDRETEQAIERILIRTVEETTELDGVVLLAFDAVHTDTGKIDDANTHFYVTNDYVAELATSHPKLLFGASIHPYRKDAPAEVERCVKTGAVLCKWLPIVQGFNPADARCLPLYEALAHFGLPLLSHTGGEQCLPNIDKTVASPVLLEPALKRGVKVIAAHCGTRAKPFEPTYIADFVRMTREYEHFYGDTSALNLPMRWHAFDYVLSDPEIRAKLVHGSDWPVIVLPSPTRIGWRKAYGFLRDRNWLRRDVAIKRSMGFDDDYFRRAAKVLLLPSGKAGSGTRDSRGDTPR
- a CDS encoding helix-turn-helix domain-containing protein — its product is MVLGGFLGYTKKEVASWLRICIRSVERLIAAGELVPVRVRGKVFITVESFEAYRDRLYRGSR
- a CDS encoding regulator, with amino-acid sequence MSKQQVVNPNRKTATGAYSDGIIAGGFLYVSGQAGIDLVTGKIIPGTIEEQTRMTLSHIETVLKAGGCTREDVIKCTVHLADINDFQRFNQVYGEFFTGVRPARTTVQSVLPPNMKIEIDAIAKVPNS